In the Candidatus Kaelpia aquatica genome, one interval contains:
- the tilS gene encoding tRNA lysidine(34) synthetase TilS: MKLRDEIRGTIFEYSLIKKKESILLAVSGGPDSVAMTYILNELRSELGFNMALGYFHHGIRRESDREQEYVGSLASNFKIDFYTKKSDVPLISKKEKRSLEDIARRERYKFLVSTAKRKSFNKIAVAHNSDDQAETLLQRLIRGSGLKGFKGISFKMDMNGVEIVRPLLASSRKEIEKYLEKNKISPCIDKSNFDIKFNRNKVRHELIPYIEKEFNPNIKELLCKTASNMSQLHGFIEVEIEDAFKRCVKKESSYVKIKTDRLKRFHPYIMAELTRRAVEVVKGDLKRLEYSHWKEIESLIYERPDNSVVDLPGGIRVKKIKSWITVGR, translated from the coding sequence ATGAAACTAAGAGATGAGATTAGAGGTACTATATTTGAGTATTCTCTTATAAAAAAGAAAGAGAGTATTTTATTAGCAGTATCAGGTGGTCCTGATTCTGTTGCTATGACCTATATCCTAAATGAGTTAAGATCTGAATTAGGATTTAATATGGCTCTAGGGTATTTTCATCATGGAATACGCAGAGAGTCTGATAGAGAGCAGGAATACGTAGGGAGCTTAGCATCTAATTTTAAAATCGATTTTTATACTAAAAAATCTGACGTACCTCTTATTTCAAAAAAAGAGAAGAGGTCTCTTGAAGATATTGCAAGAAGAGAGAGGTATAAGTTTTTAGTATCGACAGCCAAAAGAAAAAGTTTTAACAAGATAGCTGTTGCTCATAATAGTGATGATCAGGCTGAAACCTTACTGCAGAGGCTAATCAGAGGTTCGGGGTTGAAGGGTTTTAAGGGTATATCTTTTAAGATGGACATGAATGGAGTAGAGATAGTAAGGCCTTTGCTTGCTTCTTCAAGAAAAGAGATAGAAAAATATTTAGAGAAAAATAAAATATCTCCATGCATAGATAAGAGTAACTTCGATATTAAATTTAACCGCAATAAGGTGAGGCATGAGCTGATACCTTATATTGAGAAGGAATTTAATCCAAATATCAAAGAGCTTCTCTGTAAGACTGCCTCCAATATGTCGCAGTTGCATGGCTTTATAGAGGTTGAAATTGAAGATGCTTTCAAAAGGTGTGTGAAAAAAGAATCTTCTTATGTTAAAATAAAAACTGATAGATTAAAAAGATTCCATCCTTACATAATGGCTGAGCTTACGAGGAGAGCAGTTGAAGTAGTTAAGGGGGATCTAAAGAGGCTTGAATATTCTCACTGGAAAGAGATAGAGTCGTTAATCTATGAGCGTCCGGATAATTCTGTAGTAGATTTACCTGGAGGGATAAGGGTTAAGAAAATAAAATCTTGGATAACCGTAGGGAGGTAG